Below is a genomic region from Culicoides brevitarsis isolate CSIRO-B50_1 chromosome 2, AGI_CSIRO_Cbre_v1, whole genome shotgun sequence.
AAGATATCAAGTTCCGTGAGGCTCGGATGTTGACCGAATTTTCCGAACTAGAGgaggaaaatatttctcttcaaAAGCAAGTGTCGAGTTTGCGTTCGTCTCAAGTCGAATTCGAGGGAGCCAAACACGAAATCCGTCGTTTAACGGAGgaaattgaacttttgaacTCGGAAATGGAACAAGTTGTGAATTTGAAGAAACTTGCGACGAAACAGATGGAAGAAACGTTGGAATTACTGACGAACGAACGGGAAGCTCGTTACGCCTTGAAGAAGGAACTCGATGCTCATGTCAACCGGGAGTCATCTTACAACATCAGCAACTTGGTTTACAGCATCCGCGGCTTGGAGGAGAATAACATGAACAGCAGTGACTGCGAAGAAGACGATGCGCAACTCAAAAGACTCGAAAATGACATGTCTGAGTTAAAATCCCCCGATGGCACGAAAGTTGATCTCTTCAGTGAAATTCACTTGAACGAACTGAAAAAGCTCGAGAAGCAACTCGAAGCTCTGGAGACTGAAAAAACGGGACTTTCGGCAAATTTACGCGATGCCCAACAAAATTTGGACAAAAGTCAGAACGACATGCAGAATTTCGTGGCGAAAGTTTTACTTCTTGCCGCTCACGTTGACGCCCTGCATCAGTTAAAGAAGCAAATTGAGACCGAGGACAAGCTCAAAGCCGTTTCCGTTGACGGGAGTAAAGACAAAGCGATGACCGACATGATGAACGAAGCCATTGCCCAATATACGGCTTGGTTCGCGATCAGCGCGAAGGAAATTGACGGCTTGAAAAGCGACATTGCCGAGTTGCAAAAGGAAATTAACGTCGGCGAAGCGATGAATGTGCTCCGGAACGAAGTTACGAACctcaaaaacaaacttttgaacACGGAACAGAAGAATCTCGATCTCAAAAGTGATGTTCAGGCCTTGGCCAGTCTTGCGCAAGTCGCCGGGCAAAGTATTTGTTCGGCAAAGGGCAATTTAGTCACTTTGAGTGACGATTTGGCGCAACTTTATCATCTGGTGTGCACCGTAAACGGCGAAACCCCGAACCGAGTGTTGCTTGATCACAAAAATGAGGACTTGAGTCTCGATAATGACTCCCTTTCGACCATCCAATCGCAACTCAAGAGCGATATTCTCGTTTCCAAGCCGAATATCTTCAATGATTTGCAGTCCATGGGCGATAGTGTCGAGATAAAACGTTACGTCGACACAATTACCGACCAAATAAAGTACCTTAAGACCGCCGTTGAGCACACAATTGAGCTTAACAAGGACAAAGTTGCGGGAAATGCAGCGGCGAACGACGAAAATCGCGCTTCGGTTGATCAGAAAGAAGAAATTGCAGAGTTGCACGAACAAATTATCAAATTGCGGTCGTTGTTGTCGGCGAAACGGGAGCAAATTGCAACGTTAAGAAGTGTGTTGAAGTCAAATAAGAATACGGCGGAAGTTGCGCTCAATAATTTGAAGAGCAAGTATGAGAATGAGAAAATTGTCGTCAGTGACACGATGAGCAAGTTAAGAAATGAGTTGAGAGTGTTGAAGGAAGATGCGGCGACTTTTTCGAGTTTGCGGGCGATGTTTGCGGCGAGATGCGAGGAATATGTCACGCAAGTTGATGACTTGACGCATCAATTGTCGGCAGCGGAGGAAGAGAAGAAGACGTTGAATCAGTTGTTAAGATTGGCGGTGCAGCAGAAATTGTCGCTCACGCAGAAGTTGGAGGAGTATGAAGTAGATCGGTgagtttttttgataaaatttcatcaaatttcgaaaaaatacaaattttcgaattttttcgaaattaattttttgaacgatctcaagcttaaaaattattcaaaaatcatttctgttgaaattttatttaatttcgaaaaaataaaaattttcgaattttttcgaaaataatttttttttaattttattttgctccaaatttttttaaagttttgaaaa
It encodes:
- the LOC134832568 gene encoding protein bicaudal D, with translation MATEIEQLRAEIERLGRELDIRESENIQSAQYGLSLLEEKQTLQTKCEELETLYENAKHELDITQEALAKYQNSQKVTTKTGIETEDALLNESAAMETSLNLQICELENEVKQLRHELERVTTERDRMLQENSEIGRDKSGVEQEKQRLKQELKDIKFREARMLTEFSELEEENISLQKQVSSLRSSQVEFEGAKHEIRRLTEEIELLNSEMEQVVNLKKLATKQMEETLELLTNEREARYALKKELDAHVNRESSYNISNLVYSIRGLEENNMNSSDCEEDDAQLKRLENDMSELKSPDGTKVDLFSEIHLNELKKLEKQLEALETEKTGLSANLRDAQQNLDKSQNDMQNFVAKVLLLAAHVDALHQLKKQIETEDKLKAVSVDGSKDKAMTDMMNEAIAQYTAWFAISAKEIDGLKSDIAELQKEINVGEAMNVLRNEVTNLKNKLLNTEQKNLDLKSDVQALASLAQVAGQSICSAKGNLVTLSDDLAQLYHLVCTVNGETPNRVLLDHKNEDLSLDNDSLSTIQSQLKSDILVSKPNIFNDLQSMGDSVEIKRYVDTITDQIKYLKTAVEHTIELNKDKVAGNAAANDENRASVDQKEEIAELHEQIIKLRSLLSAKREQIATLRSVLKSNKNTAEVALNNLKSKYENEKIVVSDTMSKLRNELRVLKEDAATFSSLRAMFAARCEEYVTQVDDLTHQLSAAEEEKKTLNQLLRLAVQQKLSLTQKLEEYEVDREMHPQRRQAPQMRGGKSARSSNNNNSTNSKQNFF